Within Aspergillus oryzae RIB40 DNA, chromosome 2, the genomic segment CATTCTATCATGCCACCATACTACGCGATCATTCCGAGTTCGATATCGCCTGGATTGGCTCCCTATTGACGTTCAtgatatttttctttgcaGCGCCTGCGGGCGTCCTGGTGGACCGGGTTGGTCCCACAGTAAGTCGTTCTAGGCGAGAACAAGAGGTAGCATTCACTCACCCGTCATCTGCAGCCGCTGCTCACCTTCGGCGCCATTGCAACTATCCTGGCAACCTTCATGATCTCACTATGTAAGGAGCTGTATCAGTTCCTACTAGCCCAAGGTATACTGCTAGGCATCGGCAACGCCTTCCTGCTTTGTCCGGCCATGGCTACCGTCACCCGTCTGTTTGATCACCACCGCGGCGCCGCCAACGGAATCATGATCGCCGGGTCCTCCATCGGCGGTATCATCTGGCCCATCATGCTCGATCAGCTGCTCAACAAGGACGGCGTCAGCTTTGGCTGGACCTTCCGCATCGTCGGCTTCGTGGTGCTGCCCCTATGTCTCTTCATGGTCGCGACCATCCGCCCGGCTCCCAAGACACTGCACGATTCGGACAGGGAGGGGATAGAGCTGTCGCACGGCGAGTCAGAGAGCGACCACAAGGCGCAAGGGGCAGAAGGGCCGGCGGCGATTATCAAGAACCCgaccttcctcatcctctgtgCCGGTCTCTCGGTAGCCACCTTCGGCCTCTTCAgccctctcttcttcatctccacctACGCCACCGACCAAGGTTTGTCCGTCAGCTTGGCCTTTTACCTCGTGTCCATGCTCAACGGCGCCTCCATGGTCGGGCGTGTCTCCACGGGCTTTCTGGCCGATCGCTACGGGAACTTCAACCTGTGCTTCTTGACGATTGCCTCCTCTGGGTTGATTGCCATGTGCTGGACCAAGGCCACGAACACCGTgggcatcatcttctttgcccTAGCCTACGGATACACGTCCGGGGTAAGTCCGTCTGATCTAAAGAAGAACCCTCCGGGTCCTAACACCGCGGTTGCAGGCCATGTTCAGTCTCCAAACCCCGTGTGCCGCCCAGCTCTCGACGCCCGAGTCGAGGGGGGCTGCCGTCGGCATTCTCTTTGTCGCGCCAGCAATTCCGTAAGtatcgtcttcttctctcgaATAGCTCGTTCTTGCCGACTAACTCACTCCTACAGCGGATTGGTCGGCACCCCCATCAGCGGGCGCCTGCTCAAGCACGGCTATCTGGCCCTTTCGATGTATTCGGGGGCGGCGTTGTTAGCTGGGGCAGGGTTGGTGCTGATCGCACGGCTGCGCCAAAACACAAAGCTAATGGCAAAAGTG encodes:
- a CDS encoding MCT family MFS transporter (monocarboxylate transporter) is translated as MSATVDNTEANASPPKEFTLRSTIALIGAFMALFCTLGFQNAFGVFQAFYHATILRDHSEFDIAWIGSLLTFMIFFFAAPAGVLVDRVGPTPLLTFGAIATILATFMISLCKELYQFLLAQGILLGIGNAFLLCPAMATVTRLFDHHRGAANGIMIAGSSIGGIIWPIMLDQLLNKDGVSFGWTFRIVGFVVLPLCLFMVATIRPAPKTLHDSDREGIELSHGESESDHKAQGAEGPAAIIKNPTFLILCAGLSVATFGLFSPLFFISTYATDQGLSVSLAFYLVSMLNGASMVGRVSTGFLADRYGNFNLCFLTIASSGLIAMCWTKATNTVGIIFFALAYGYTSGVSPSDLKKNPPGPNTAVAGHVQSPNPVCRPALDARVEGGCRRHSLCRASNSVSIVFFSRIARSCRLTHSYSGLVGTPISGRLLKHGYLALSMYSGAALLAGAGLVLIARLRQNTKLMAKV